The sequence GAAGCACCCCCACTGATTCTTATTCCTTCTCTAAATCTGACATTGAAAAGGGCAGTACGTACTTCGGAACTCAGGTCTTTAGTTACACTGAACTGGAGGAAGCCACTGATAACTTTGACCCTTCCAAAGAACTTGGAGAAGGAGGCTTTGGCACTGTTTACTATGGTATTTAAGATATAACACTCTCAATAAGCCCAATGCCTGCCTActtttgaataataattattatccaaaatactaattgtaattattattttaaatattaattggtaactgcatttttttttctctcttttttttttttttttttttttttttgtaataatctTGTagagtttttcaatttttacaGGAAAGCTCGGTGATGGCCGTGAGGTTGCGGTAAAGCGCCTTTATGAAAACAATTTCAAGCGTGTAGAGCAGTTCATGAATGAAGTTGAGATCCTGACTCGTTTAGAACACAAGAACCTTGTGAAGTTGTACGGATGCACTTCAAGACGAAGCAGAGAACTCCTCTTGGTTTACGAATTTATCCCAAATGGTACAGTTGCTGATCATCTTCATGGGAAACAATCAACATCTAGTGTGATGAGTTGGCCAGTTCGGCTTAGCGTAGCCATAGAGACAGCCGATGCTCTAGCCTACCTCCATCGCTCAGACATTATACACCGCGATGTTAAAACCAACAACATTCTCCTCGACAACGAATTCCGAGTGAAAGTGGCCGATTTTGGTCTCTCAAGATTGTTCCCCACTGATGTGACTCATGTCTCAACTGCTCCACAAGGTACTCCTGGCTATGTTGACCCTGAATACTACCAATGCTACCAACTAACAGACAAGAGTGATGTCTATAGCTTTGGAGTTGTGTTGGCTGAGCTTATTTCATCATTACAAGCAGTGGATACCAACCGACACAGGCATGATATCAATTTGGCTAGCATGGCTATTACAAGGATTCAAAATCATGCAGTGAATGAGTTGATTGATCCTTCACTCGGGTTCGACAAAGACTTCACCGTAAGGAAAATGACAACAGCAGTGGCAGAATTGGCCTTTCGGTGTTTGCAGCAGGACAAAGATATGAGGCCATCCATGGATGAAGTGGTGGCTGCTCTGAAAGCAATCAAGAATGAAGCGTTTGTAATACAAAGGGCAGAAGTTGTGGACATTAGATCTGATGATATCGGGCTTTTGAAAAACTTGCCTCCCCCGCTTTCACCAGATTCGGTTGGTAACGACAAATATGGTAGCAACTCTACAACACCAAATTCCTATTAAGATTTCCATCGGTAAtgcctttctttcttttattttctttttaaaatttctctGTGGGTGGGCTTCAATCAGTAGTAGATTGTAAAAGTATTGTATATTATAATCACAGATCAGATGTCCTTTCACTATATTGGTCTAGATAAGCTTCGTTGTCTTCTGGTTGTTATTAAGTTTTGTTCACTAGTTGGTTGTGCAAATGAAGTAGTGTATATAGTAAATATAGCTTCCAGATATTTCTTCTTGTATTTGCTTTTTATTCATGCACGAGCTTTGGCATTGGACAATGTATACGGAATAAATTTTAGGCTGATTAGGATTTTTgcactttgacatgtaccaaatcattctccttgaacttttaaggtcattgaaaatgtcccctaaactattgagattgttggatttaaggacttttgtctaattttattcaattttagtatttcaatgattgtttatgtactaaaacatgttccccagactttgatatctaccaaatcatgcccttcgaactttgacatgcactaaattatgccccctgaaatttcattcatgttagacttttttact is a genomic window of Cannabis sativa cultivar Pink pepper isolate KNU-18-1 chromosome 9, ASM2916894v1, whole genome shotgun sequence containing:
- the LOC115723468 gene encoding LEAF RUST 10 DISEASE-RESISTANCE LOCUS RECEPTOR-LIKE PROTEIN KINASE-like 1.3 isoform X2, whose protein sequence is MLPHIASSIFIIITMILRTSVFAQEYTEYTTCNNTLLNCGEKFRNLSYPFWGEGRPVYCGHPDFELKCSGDAPEITIDSIDYRVIEIIWDERKLTVVRDDYWDNLCPDDRQNATWNTTLFRYGVGSQNLTLYYGCPSSLLTEMISAKQFSCPGDRTGVTNVYATDSMRSAVADIPSCGEGVVLRILDSAANKLETPNLTTDDVSGAIDLGFGIEWNANNSYCEECLRSEGVCGTDNTTRQFKCYCKDRAYNARCGSDTFSATSSGSKEQTPKVVGLSIAGACILGIFIGGFAYYFIQRRKRQGAITKSKDISETPSSKSLINSSTNFSRSTPTDSYSFSKSDIEKGSTYFGTQVFSYTELEEATDNFDPSKELGEGGFGTVYYGKLGDGREVAVKRLYENNFKRVEQFMNEVEILTRLEHKNLVKLYGCTSRRSRELLLVYEFIPNGTVADHLHGKQSTSSVMSWPVRLSVAIETADALAYLHRSDIIHRDVKTNNILLDNEFRVKVADFGLSRLFPTDVTHVSTAPQGTPGYVDPEYYQCYQLTDKSDVYSFGVVLAELISSLQAVDTNRHRHDINLASMAITRIQNHAVNELIDPSLGFDKDFTVRKMTTAVAELAFRCLQQDKDMRPSMDEVVAALKAIKNEAFVIQRAEVVDIRSDDIGLLKNLPPPLSPDSVGNDKYGSNSTTPNSY
- the LOC115723468 gene encoding LEAF RUST 10 DISEASE-RESISTANCE LOCUS RECEPTOR-LIKE PROTEIN KINASE-like 1.3 isoform X1 — protein: MIHKLLLISFCLHLLLVSNLFHPSFSLDLYSACSNKYRCGSIGDVDFPFWGDGRPEYCGHPKLKLGCQGNNAIIEIEGIKYQVLEIEKETPIIKIARVDFLNNGICSPLYGDTTLDKDIFEYAPASEAITIFYGCNSTDNMYGGFDCNPGGKSFILPGNNTMEKIDAHFSCRSNVIVRVSDPVQTYAEFMNSTLIEEALKEGYPVSYKVEFAGCENCRKSGGVCGYDWGVNRTTCYCQGDLSPVLKDVCPSPPESGDTKLGTPPNSGSKEQTPKVVGLSIAGACILGIFIGGFAYYFIQRRKRQGAITKSKDISETPSSKSLINSSTNFSRSTPTDSYSFSKSDIEKGSTYFGTQVFSYTELEEATDNFDPSKELGEGGFGTVYYGKLGDGREVAVKRLYENNFKRVEQFMNEVEILTRLEHKNLVKLYGCTSRRSRELLLVYEFIPNGTVADHLHGKQSTSSVMSWPVRLSVAIETADALAYLHRSDIIHRDVKTNNILLDNEFRVKVADFGLSRLFPTDVTHVSTAPQGTPGYVDPEYYQCYQLTDKSDVYSFGVVLAELISSLQAVDTNRHRHDINLASMAITRIQNHAVNELIDPSLGFDKDFTVRKMTTAVAELAFRCLQQDKDMRPSMDEVVAALKAIKNEAFVIQRAEVVDIRSDDIGLLKNLPPPLSPDSVGNDKYGSNSTTPNSY